The sequence CAgtatattcagattttatacagaatagttttattttagtaacaATATCTAAtcataaatgatatatacaattaagtcaacaatcaataatcaacatcaaagttttcaataatgttttcattgaatatgaataaaaaaaaaatgtttttaaagataaaagatcATGATGTACTCATCAGTGCCGTTTAATATTCCTGCGAATTTTTAAGGTTATTTTAGTTACCACctcatatataacaaattatttatttatcaaagaaACATTATCGtcaataatatattagtaaagtatgtttagtgtttatatagattaataattaaaactttaaatgattatatttgagctcaaaaatctcatttaaaaaaaattaaaattaaaatttcgtGTGCTGGTACAaattctaataaataaataaagatatgtGGAATATGGAATTGAAACTTAcggttcattttttttggtagaacaaAGGGAGTAGACTCCCctaaattattaaagaaaaaatatacttaaataCAAACAGTCTGTCTGTGGTGTAACATAACCACTAGTATCCTGCGAGAGCAAATCCGCAACACAAAGTGGAGTAACCTCAAACAAATGAAAACCAAGCTGTAAAGAAAAAGCATAGGAAGCTAAACCATCAACAAGACGATTAGCTTCTCTATGCACATGCGTAACCCGGACCACCCAGTCCATTGATATAAAGTCATGGCATAGTCTTACCAGGAAAGACAGCGGATGAGTCGCACCAATCCCTGTCTGTAAGAACCCCACCACTATCTCACTATCCACCTCCAACTCTAACCGCTTAACTCTCTTAtcccatgccacacacaatccTAGTAGACACCCCACAATTCCGCTATTGGAGCTGAGGAAACACCAATGTTAAAAGAAAAGCCTGCTTGCCAAACCCCTGTCTCATCTCGCAAGACACCACCTGCAATTGCTAAACCCGGATTCCCTCTTGAAGCGCCATCGGTGTTCATTTTCCACCACCCCCTCTGTGGACGAGACCAACCTATTAACCTCTCCTCCCTTTCTGGGTCCGATCATCCTCTTAGCTTAGTGAGCCAGTTCTATCTCTCTAGCCAAGTCCTTAAGAAACTTCACCCTGTCCCTGCATTTGCCTTGCACCTCAAACACATTACCACACCACTATTTCCACCCCACCAAGTCCCAACACTgaacaaaaagaattgaaactTACGGTTCTTGATAAAGATTGATCTTTGATTAATCTcacatttaacaaaaaaaaaaaagaattgaaaactCAAATCGTTGATGACGTGTGTATAAAATTGGTTACAAAAACGGGCTTTTATGGCCATATTGGCGGCGGCCATGAGCCGAATTACACAGCATGTAGAGTTTAACACTTTAAACCTGATTTTGATGTATAAAAAATCAAGGATCCCTCTCACCTATACCATGAATATCCAAAGCCTCTCTCAACTCAAGAAACTCTTCCCCAAATCCGAATACAAATACGTGAGTTTGGTTTTTGATGTGATGTTTCCACTTACCAATTGGGAAGTTGTATCTTTCTACAAATTATCTTAGACGGTCAACAAATTATCTAAGTTGGAAGAGCATTACTACATATGAGAGCACTTCTTTCTTTGTGGATTTAGCCATCATgttcggttcagtttggttATTAGGTTTCCATATTCTTCTAGAACCGGTGATAAAACCCACGTCCGCTGAACAAAAAATTTCCATATTATTTTTCGTTATAGAAACTTActctgtaaaaataaaattgacaaatatataaaaattgacgAGAGAACAAAAATCGAGTCTTCTAAgctcaaatctcaaacaacaaTGGCGGTTCCGATTCACTTCCTCATCAACTCTCCACATGAATCATCTGACGACGAGTTCAACCTTTCCGAGATTTCCTATTCATCTGATGACGACGAGTCCATGGAAGAAGTCGAATCGTCCGAGTTAGTCAACACAAACGCAggatctctctcttctcctctctccaaCCTCGAACATGACGAAGGTACTTACACTCATCActctgttttcctctgtttcttctactctgaaaaaaagaaaaaaacatcgaTCCAGTTCTGTGAGATTGTTGTAACGTAAACTGATACTATTTTTGGTAGATTTAATTTTGAGAACCTTGTGTAATCATGTTCGTATCAACGTTTTTTGAGTATGCGTTTTTTTACAGAAACTGAGGATGAGTTTTGGGTTAAGTATCCGTATCTGAAGGAATTGGTGGAGATTATTGTATCTCAAGGTTTGATTTCTGAAGACGATGCTTTTGAGAGAGTGAAGCTTATTGGTGATGACAAGGCTAAAGAGTTGAATGATGGGTGGAAAGCTTTGTGTATCAAGGAGCAAGATTTGGGTAACGAGATGCTTGATCTACTTGCTTCCACCATGAAATGAAGCGACTTTGGTTTATAATCTGTTTTTGTGATCTGTGTGAAAACTTTGATCTTTTGATGTGTtcgtttatgttttggtttatgaacttttaaattatGAAACATTCAGCTGAAGTTTTTCATTTACTCAAAACAATGGCGTAATACTATATCAAAACTCTTGAGTTCCATCGCCATTAAAAACGCTATGTAGCTTTCTATGATCATTGTAGAAGAAAATGAAAGCAAAAACAGAGTTGTGTTCAGAGGTTTCTGGTCATAGCCTTGAGTGTAAGAAGCTGTTCGTAAGAGAAGACGCAAAGACCGTGAGTGGAGAGCACGTTTCGTGAACCTGGCGAGTTCGCAAGAACCTGTAGGATCTGTTGACGCGTCAGAGATTTAAGCAGATCGGATTCTCCAACTTCTCCGACGGTGTTGTAGACTGATTCAAGAGGCATCCAAAGGAGTGAAGCGATTTGAGCTTGGAGAAACTTAATGTACTTGTGAGCTTCTTCTAGAATCGCCGCTAAACTCATTTTTCTCTCCCACGGCATGAGTTTCTCAAGTGTTCTGATCTTGTTAGAGATCTTCTTACGTTTGTTGCGACCGCCGTCGTTGGTGTTGTGTGACGAAGACGCCGTCGGAGAACCAGAGGTGGTTGACGAATTAGTAGAAGAGTGAAGCTTCTTGTGACGTTTCGCGGCTGGAGGAGGGGAGAGAGATGGAAAGAGCTTCATCGTCGTCAGTGTCGGCTCTTCAACGgcggttgttgttgtttgttcgATGGATTTGAGATCTGGCAAGTGAAGAAACGGTGCGGCGGCGGAGGAGTCGTTGTTTGGAAAGAGCTGATCGAAACGAATGGGTTCGTAAAAGAGGTTCTGATCCAAACGAGGTGATTCAGAGAGGTGGTGACGgttgaggagagagagagttgagtcGAGGAAGAGCGAGTCTGAAAGCGAGAGAGACGAGTCGAGGTAGTGGTCGGAGAAAGTGAAATCGGAAGGTGGGAACGGTGGTAAGGAATCGAAGCTTCGTGAGTAGTCCACGACGGTTGGTTTGTACTCTTCTGGAAGCGGTGGTAAGTCAGTGAGCGAGTCGAATTCGTAAGCTGAAgactccattttttttctcctccggtggaagccaaaaa comes from Camelina sativa cultivar DH55 chromosome 19, Cs, whole genome shotgun sequence and encodes:
- the LOC104766104 gene encoding GLABROUS1 enhancer-binding protein-like 1; this translates as MAVPIHFLINSPHESSDDEFNLSEISYSSDDDESMEEVESSELVNTNAGSLSSPLSNLEHDEETEDEFWVKYPYLKELVEIIVSQGLISEDDAFERVKLIGDDKAKELNDGWKALCIKEQDLGNEMLDLLASTMK
- the LOC104766105 gene encoding transcription factor bHLH117-like, translating into MESSAYEFDSLTDLPPLPEEYKPTVVDYSRSFDSLPPFPPSDFTFSDHYLDSSLSLSDSLFLDSTLSLLNRHHLSESPRLDQNLFYEPIRFDQLFPNNDSSAAAPFLHLPDLKSIEQTTTTAVEEPTLTTMKLFPSLSPPPAAKRHKKLHSSTNSSTTSGSPTASSSHNTNDGGRNKRKKISNKIRTLEKLMPWERKMSLAAILEEAHKYIKFLQAQIASLLWMPLESVYNTVGEVGESDLLKSLTRQQILQVLANSPGSRNVLSTHGLCVFSYEQLLTLKAMTRNL